In the Candidatus Latescibacter sp. genome, AAGCTCCTGCTTGAACTGGCCGACGGCATTCTTGCTCACCGTAAGAAGGATGCGCAAGGAAATTTCTCCATCGACACCACCATAAATTTCCGTACCGATGAAGGCAGCCCTTCCGGCATGGGTCCGCTTTCCCACCTCTTCTATGCCGCCTGGCGCTGGACCGGTGATCAGAAATATCTCCATCCCCTCCTCGACATAGGTTCCGGATCGCTGGGCTCCATAAACGGCAACGCGCTGGATATCATGGGCAAACGGGACACCTGGGGCAGGCAGATTGCCGCTTCGGCCACCCCGCAATCCGGCTCCGCTCAATCCCGTCATATCGCCTGGCAGGTGACCGGAAACAAGCAGTTCCTCGAATGTTACTACGCCGACCAGATCGAGGCCGCCGCCCTCCGTGAATACATCAACACCGAGGGGTCGCTCTGGATCGACCGGGTAAACGTGGCGAACAGCGAGCTTCAGCATTCAAGACTGGGGGGAATCGCGGCTATCCGCAGCGCCATCTATCCCGGCCATGCGGTGAGCTGGAAATTCAAAGCCCCCGCCAATGACGAGAGCATGGCCATTCTCATCCCGAACGCCACCCCGACCGGCATGAAGATCATCGCCTACAACCTGGACAGCGATCCTGTTTTTCATGCAGAGATGACTGCATGGGATATCGACCCTGGAGTGTGGGAAATCACCCAGGGAATCGACACCGACGGCGATGATGTACCGGACAAGGGGAACAGAACCTGGAGCGCAGACCTGGAACGAACCGGAACCCTGGATATAAGCTTTGCGCCCCGCTCAACAACTGTGCTTATCCTGCAGTTGAAATCGAAGGGAATTCCCTATTGGGAGCGCCCCGATCTCGGTATCGGAAAAGATGATGTTACCGTGCAGGGAAATACGGTGAAAGTAAAGATACACAATCTTGGTTCAGTGGACTCTCCGCCTACTACTGTCGGACTATATATCCCGGATAAGAAGACGCTCCTTTATGCTCCGGTTCCCGCGTTGAAAGCTCCGGTTGACCTGCTTCCTAAAACCGCTGAGGTTGCCTTCAAGATACCCGCCGGGATCGATTTAGACGGAGGTGAAGTTTACCTTGACCCTGACCGGAAAATAAAGGAAATTACAGTATGCAACAATTCGGTGGTAATCGAAGTGCATGGTAAAGTTAAAACGAAATAGACCTCAGACTTTGTAACACTTTTTGACGGATCGAGTTATTCATGACGACATAAATAATTGCGCATGTTTTGAGTGTTTAGATCCTGAAACGAGTTCAGGATGACATATGTCATGCCGAACTTGTTTCGGCATCTATTTGAAAAGAAACACAAGAAAAATATGTCGTCATATTTGAATAGGATTTAAGTATAAGGCACTCCCCATGAAATTTTTATATCTCCTCATCTGCATCCTTGCCTGTTTATCGGCGGCTGAGCTTGTCGAAGCCGCCCCTGCAAGCGCCGTCAATTACCATATCTCGTTCGAGGATATGAAATTCATGGAGAATGATTTTGTGGCCCGCTCCGGCCTTAAATCCATCGAAGAGCGCGGGCTGGTTCCGGCGGAAGGCAAGTTCGGCAGGGGGCTCATGATGAGCCTGATCCCCACCCAGGCGGATGTGGACAATCTTTCGGGGATAGACCTCGATCCCATTACCGCGGTCATGTTCAACACCACCATCATGCGCGACAGCATGGTCGGGTACAATGAGCCGATCCTCTGGGGAACCGGAAAGATCAATCCCGCAAGCGGCGCGGTGGCGTTCTGGGTCAAGGGGAAGCTGAGCGAAGGAGTTCTTTTCGAGCAGACCGCCTGCGCCTGGGGCAGAAAGGAGCGCTATCTCCTGGGAATCACATCCGATACTGTCGGGTCTATCAGCGCATACCTTATGGATGCCCGGTATGTAAAACACGTCATTACTTCTACCCTCCCCTGGGATGACCGGGAATTCAACCATGTGGCGTTGAACTGGAACCGTTCCCAGGGATTGGAGTTGTTTATCAACGGAAAATCAGTTGCCTCATCCTGGGGGAAGGACGCCTGGTGGGAAACCGCTCTTCCCGGTCTCCTCCGGTTTCCCATGCCCCAGGTGGTATATGACGAGATGTATTTTTTCAGCCGCCCGCTCACTTTGCCGGAAATCGACGCCCTCATGAAGACCAATACTCCGCCACCGGCGTTGACCGATTATCCCGAGCGCACTCCCCAGGAACGCGACCGTCTGGAAAGGGCTCTCGGTATTACGGTGAAGTCCATGATTCCGCTCATCGAGCCGATGGAGGCCGGCCGGATCCTTTCATTCCGGGAGGTTTCTCCTGTCTCCATGGGAGACGGCCATATCCCGGCCCAATTTTGTCAGGACGGCCGGTACGAGCTGGCATGGCCCCATCCGATCGGTGTTTTCACCATTATACCCGGCGACGAGGATTTCACTGCCGAAAAGCTGGATGTGGACCCGCCGCCCGGTATTCCGTTCAATTATGTTACTGTGGAGGGGAATCTGGCCGATCTTCCGGTTTATACCAATTGCACCAGAACCCAGGACCGGTTCAGCGGCGACACCCTCATCGGCATTCCCAAAGACAGCGGTTTCTTCTACGGCGAGTTGGTGGATCGAAAGGAGCGCGGCCGTATCACCCTCCCTTTCCTGAAAGGATACGGGGTTCCGGATGGATTCAGGGGTGACATGCACCTCCCGCTCACCGGCGAGACCAGGGTTCATGAAGTCGGCCTGTTCGATGTCGTACCGAAGGCTTATGTTCCGGTTCCCGGAGAGGCAACGTATTATCTCCAGCAGGAGGGAGAGCTGAATGACCGCTACGGATTTGCTCTGGCTGCTCTCAATCCCGGCGAGGATCGCGGGGTTCTCCAAGGCTACCAGGCGCCGGGTACGAAACCTTCCAGGATGCTGGCCACCGGGCTTCTGCGCCGCACGAACATTATCACCACCCCCCTGACCGGAACCCGGTGCATCGGCGGTGTGATTCTCGACATGCCGGTCAAAACTTCCGGCGCCGACCTTCTCCTGGTAAGGCTTCGCGACCCCGGGGTTCCATCGCGTATATGGACACATGCGGAAGTAAAACTCATGGGCTTCGAAAGCGGCGGCAGACTGCGCCTTCTTATGGATTTCACGCCGCTCATGCTCTCGCCGGGAGACCGTATCTGGCTGGATATTGCCACCCTGAACGGCGCGCAGGTCAGTATCGGGGGAGCCGACGGGGCAAAAATTCTGCTGCGCACGGCGCCTTTTGCAGAGTCCGCCCCTCTTTTTGAAAAAAAAGAGCTCCTGCCGGCGGTGGCTGAATACAGCCGCACGTTCGGGTATCTCCCCTGGAAATTCGATAAAACCTCGCCGGTTTACACTGCTCCGTTCGCCTTCGGGGGGCCGTTCGATA is a window encoding:
- a CDS encoding LamG-like jellyroll fold domain-containing protein, giving the protein MKFLYLLICILACLSAAELVEAAPASAVNYHISFEDMKFMENDFVARSGLKSIEERGLVPAEGKFGRGLMMSLIPTQADVDNLSGIDLDPITAVMFNTTIMRDSMVGYNEPILWGTGKINPASGAVAFWVKGKLSEGVLFEQTACAWGRKERYLLGITSDTVGSISAYLMDARYVKHVITSTLPWDDREFNHVALNWNRSQGLELFINGKSVASSWGKDAWWETALPGLLRFPMPQVVYDEMYFFSRPLTLPEIDALMKTNTPPPALTDYPERTPQERDRLERALGITVKSMIPLIEPMEAGRILSFREVSPVSMGDGHIPAQFCQDGRYELAWPHPIGVFTIIPGDEDFTAEKLDVDPPPGIPFNYVTVEGNLADLPVYTNCTRTQDRFSGDTLIGIPKDSGFFYGELVDRKERGRITLPFLKGYGVPDGFRGDMHLPLTGETRVHEVGLFDVVPKAYVPVPGEATYYLQQEGELNDRYGFALAALNPGEDRGVLQGYQAPGTKPSRMLATGLLRRTNIITTPLTGTRCIGGVILDMPVKTSGADLLLVRLRDPGVPSRIWTHAEVKLMGFESGGRLRLLMDFTPLMLSPGDRIWLDIATLNGAQVSIGGADGAKILLRTAPFAESAPLFEKKELLPAVAEYSRTFGYLPWKFDKTSPVYTAPFAFGGPFDILYSAQAVKRFFPWSRDANFYLEFTKPIFSIWGEIIEPEKNILLRQFDIPSNIPRWAFFQQRIQSFRYRILEWIGANQNPDGQLGGGWNDDNDMLMGKLDMFLDGSLQAKNIQARMYAGLDSTGYVTDGYCHITPIDRLHVSDLWHDRFRTLMYRLGDPSEFRRALRTAWRWDKPFETPMNWGRGESFLYDKNILEWYWGKNLPQAAFSLTDTAAVQTRLLRLASFCDHLTFYQFTEARIYTDCQVINDEGLITQMIVGGNVDSTASVEWVEGGGEDLARWVTYADSVSFVCRIFSNDPLQRKVTPRLYRIQPGTYEVKLTEDLDGIAGRPLFTGDFELNRFDTFSLLLPSMKPVILSVKQVKSAEGVKPLPDLALAPYDCVRQKAILRVRVSNLGAAPSEKTTIRLYDAQDRRLDELKVPEIPAPVDFVEKSEWIFFENVPEKGNLRLVIDPRVRMKEIYKGNNEVVVE